The Fibrobacter sp. UWB2 genomic interval ATGGCAAAGGTCCAGGGTGGTAAGCCGGATATGGCCGCAGGTCACTCGCTCGGCGAATTCTCTGCACTCACGGCCACGGGCGCCATCACTTTTGAAGCAGGCCTCAAGCTCGTTGCAAAGCGTGCCGAAGCCATGCAGAAGGCTTGCGAACTCCGCCCGGGCACGATGGCCGCTGTTCTCGGCGGTTCTGATGAACTCGTCGAAGAAGCTTGCGCACAGGTCAAAGACGCAGCCGTTGTTCCGGCAAACTTCAACAGCCCGGGACAGGTCGTGATTTCTGGCGAAAAGGCCGGCATCGACGCTGTTGCAGCATACCTCACCGGCAAGGTGAAGCGCGTCGTTCCGCTGCAGGTCGGTGGTGCATTCCACTCCCCGCTCATGGAAAGCGCCCGTGCAGAACTTGCAAAGGCTATCGAAGAAACTGAATTTTCGACTCCGGTCTGCCCAGTCTACCAGAACGTAGACGCCAAGCCGCACACAGACCCGAACGAAATTAAGGCAAACCTTCTCACTCAGCTCACCTCCCCCGTCCGTTGGACACAGACGGTCAAGAACATGATTGCAGACGGTGCCACGGAATTTAAGGAACTTGGCCCCGGCGAAGTCCTTACCAACCTTATCAAGCGCATTCAGAAGTAAGCGCAAACACACAGGAATACTATGTGGGATAAATCGTATTTAGAAAAGTTGAGCGAACGCAACGCCAAGGCACAGGCCGGTGGTGGCGCCGCTCGTGTAGAAAAGCAGCATTCCCAGGGCAAGCTCACCGCTCGCGAACGCCTTGAGATCCTTTTTGACAAGGGAACATTCAAGGAAATCGGTGCCATGCGCCTTTCCCAGAGCATCGAGCTCCCGGAATCCAAGCGCATTTACGGTGACGGTGTCGTGACGGGTTACGGCAAGATCAATGGCCGCCCGGTTTACGCCTGCTCCCAGGACTTCACGGTGAGCGGCGGTTCTCTCGGTTCCGCACACGCGAAGAAGATTTGCCACGTGATGGACCTCGCCCTTGATTCCATGGTGCCGTTTATCAGCATCAACGATGGCGGTGGTGCCCGTATCGAAGAAGGCGTTAGCTCCCTCGACGGTTACAGTGGCATTTTTGCCCGTAACACTTGGGCAAGCGGCGTGATTCCGCAGATTTCCGTGATTCTCGGACCGTGCGCAGGTGGTGCTTGCTACTCCCCGGCTATTACAGACTTTATCTTCATGACCGAAAAGACGAGCCAGATGTTCATCACGGGCCCGGCCGTCGTGAAGGCTGTGACTGCTGAAGTCGTGACCCCGGACCAGCTCGGTGGCGCAGGCGTTCATTCTTCCAAGTCCGGCGTTGCACACTTCGTGTACAAGGACGACAAGGAATGCCTCGAAGGCGTGCGTAACTTGCTCAAGTACCTCCCGCAGAGCAACACAGACAAGTCTGTCGCTCAGGCCGGTACGATCGTGGACAAGTCCGCCGACATCGAAGAAATCATTCCGGACAACTTCAAGCGCGCTTACGATGTCCGTGACGTGCTCAACTGCTTTGCCGATAAGGATTCCTTCCTCGAAATCCAGCCGGAATTTGCAAAAAACGTTGTCATCGGCTTTATCCGCCTCGACGGTAACGTGATTGGCGTTGTCGCTAACCAGCCGAAGTACCTCGCCGGTTCTTTGGACGTGGACGCTAGCGATAAGGCTGCACGCTTTGTCCGCTTCTGCGATAGCTTCAACATTCCTATCCTTACGCTCGAAGACGTTCCGGGTTACATGCCGGGTACGAAGCAGGAACACAACGGCATTATCCGCCACGGTGCAAAGCTCCTCTTTGCATACGCCGAAGCAACAGTGCCGCGCGTGACGCTCATCCTCCGCAAGGCTTACGGTGGCGCATACATCGCCATGAACAGCAAGAACCTCGGTGCAGACTGCGTGTTCGCTCTCCCGATCGCTCAGATCGCCGTTATGGGTGCTGAAGGCGCTGTCGACATTCTCCGCAGAAAGGAAATCGCCGCTTCTGCTGAACCGGCCAAGCTCCGCGAACAGTACATCAACGAATACGAAGAAAAGTACTTGAACCCGTACATTGCCGCTGGCAACGGATTCATTGACGAAGTCATTGAACCGAAGAGCGTTCGTGACCGCCTTGTTTCTGCGTTCGAAAACTTGAAGAACAAGAAGAAGGCTGTGCTTTGGAAGAAGCACGGAAATATTCCGCTGTAATTCAGTTTATTGCGAAATTAAAAGTCCCGATTCGAAAGAATCGGGATTTTTTTGTTATACGAGAAATTATGGGTCCTATCGGCACTTCGTGCCTCCAGGATGACAACGCGTTTTAAGCGAGGGTTTTCACGAGGGTGTCGTGCAAGAGGCCGTTGGTAAAGATGACTTGTTCGGCGTCGACGAACTGCATGGGAGAGCCATCGATGTGTGTGGACTTGCCACCCGCTTCTTCGACGAGGAGCGCAATTGCCGCGATGTCCCACGGATAGCTCATGGTCATCACAAAGCAATCAATGCGGCCGCAGGCCGTGAAGCAGCCTTCAATCACTGCAGAGCCCAGGCACTTCACGCGTTCGAACGTTTCGGCTTCACGGGCAAAATTGTGCGAATTCTGCGCATTGATTTTTGCGGCATCGCCCACGTTAAAGTCTCCGTTCGAAACAATTGCATGAGTCGGATTCGATTCGCGGCTCACGTGAATTTGTTTGCCATTCATGAATGCGCCCATGCCTTTTGCGGCTGTGTAGAGTTCACCGAGTTTGGGCAAATTAACAACCGCCACCAGCGGTTTGCCTTCGAAATGGAGCGCAATAGAAATTCCCCACAGCGGAATACCACGGCTAAAGTTCACCGTGCCATCGACCGGGTCGATAATCCAGCGGTAGCGCGGGTCGGAGCCTTCGATAATGCCCGCTTCTTCGGTGCGGATGGAGTGCGTCGGGAAAGCAGCACGAAGCCCTTCGACAATAAGCTTTTCACTAGAGACATCGGCAATGGTCACAACGTCTTTGGCAGTCTTGTAGCGGACATTGCCAAGGTTATTTTGGAGTTCAAGGCAAAGGTCGCCTGCTTTAAGAGCTAGTTCCTTTGCGACATTCAAAAAGTCTTCTGTATTCATTTCTTTTTATTTCTTGTACGCGCAGCAGCGGAAGCCGATCGTCGAGGACTTGTAGAACGAGGCGGCAGCACGGTAATAAAGCTTTTCACCTGTGAGGAATACAGCTTCCTTGGTTGTCGGCTTGTATGTGAGCCCGTTTGCAAGAGAATCAAGCCAGGCATCGCCACCCTTCTTGTACTCGGAATAAAGCGAGAAGTCCTTCCCTATCACCTTTCCATTGGCATCTACAACATCATAGAACTGGAGCGTGTCCTTGAAGTCCTTTGTTGTCAATTTTTGGTACAAAGTTCTAGTCGTATCGGCAGCATAGACCGTATCGACCTTTGTGCCTTCGCGGTAGAGATAAACAGTATCTTGCGTATAGCCCGGACGCGTGTAATACGGGAAAGCGCGGTTGGTGCAATAGGCAATCGATTCACGGTCAAGGCCTTCATAAATCATATAGCTAGAACCCTTCACCACGGCGACAGAATCTTCAGAACGGCCCATCACCCATTCCTGGAACTGGCCGGGCAAGTCCCTCACGCCCATCGGATTCATGCACTGGGGGTCGCGCTTCGCGATATCTTCTGCAATTGCGGCATTCCCTGTGCTCACATTGCAATACCTGAAGAGATAATCCGAAGACTTGTCATCTTCTTCAATCACGCCGTACGGGAGCGAACCGCCCGAGAGACAAGTCAGTTCCCAGTCGCGTTCCTTGCAAAGAGAAACTTCAAAACCGCTTGCAGAAATTGCTTCGCAAGCTGCAACCGCTTCGGAATGCAGAACATTCGTCATGAACTTTCCATCGGCACTGCGGTGTTCATACCGCTCCATGCAGAACGATGTCGTATCAGACGTCGAGACGGCGACAAAGCCTTCCGGGCATTTCAATTCATCACCGAGCTTACCCGGCGAAACAAAAACCGTATCCTGCAAGACACCGGACTTGTAGCCCGAGCTGTCGACAGAATTGAGGCGCAAGATTATCGTATCACCAGGAGCGACTCTACGGATCGTATAAGAGATAAAGCTTGCGGTATCCAAGGCGTCATACTCGAAACCGCCCTTTCCGTCTCTGCGGTAGCGGGAATAGATACCATCCTTATCCGCATCTGCATACAGGTTCCAGGACTTGTCTAGTTTGTTGTAATATCTAACTGTATACTTCGAGACATCTTCATAGCATTCCTGGATATTGCACCCTCTCGGAATCACGAGTTCGGAATCCACAGAAATCCCATGCTTAAACTTGAGCGGGTCCACGCTGCGGTTCCAATAGATACGGACATGGTTATTGCTATCCAGCTTGGCAAATCCTGGGAAGAGAGAATCTTCTTCGAAGAAAACCTTTTTCGGCATCAACGGAGCGATGGAGTCCGTCGTCATGAATCCGCGCCAGTCCTTAGGATCGACCTGAGGGTCGCCCTGGGAACCGCTTCGATTGCCGACTTCGTCCCAAGCCGAGAATCCAATCTTGTATTCATAGTCTTCGGTATTGGAGCGCGTGCGAAGCCCTTCGATAATAAGCCTGAAATTGTTCTTTGCGGGGTCTTGCGTATTGTAGCCTTCCCCATCAAAAATGACGAGGCGAAGGTAGTTTTTCACCTTGTCGCTGCGTTCCACATTCTGGACATAGAAGGAATCAACCGAGCGTACAATCTGGGCATCGCGCTTGAAATACTTATCCCCTGTGTAATCCGTCCCCTTCGGCGTCTGAACGGAGACCTTGAGATCGCGGATATCTTCGTCCGGGCGGTCGATGGCGTAAATGACGACGTTATAGCCAAAAATTTTTCCGTCATTCACCCCTTGCTTATGGAAGCTCGTCTGGTCCGTCGGACGGTCCCAAGAAATCAGCACACCCTTAGACCAAACGGAATCCTCGGGCACGACATTTGAAGGAGCGATATTATCCTTAAAACGAAGGACGGTACGCTGCACGGCCCCCGGATCCCTGCCATCGGAATATTCGCAGAAGAGGGCGACCTGAAGCGAGTCATAACCGTCATCGATAAACTGGGCGACCCTGTCCGTCAAATCGAGCGTATCGTAGTAACGTCCATTCGTCTTGTATTCAAAGAAAAAGGCTTCTTTATTCGACGAATCATGCGCCTGCGCAATCTGCTTATTGTTCACAGCCTTCGACGTATCGTCGACAATGAACCTATCGAGCCAAACGCACAAACCGGAATAATCATCGAGGTGGTAAGGGTATCGATAGCGAATTTTATAGCAAGGGCGACCGTCGGCAGTGTCCGCACCGCAATCTTCAAGGACTGAAATTTCAGAAATTTCCCTATCAAAAGAGAACTCCGGACCTTCATCATCGTCGGAGCAGGCCAAGAGGAACAGAGCAAAAACAGATAAGAGATAAAGTTTTAAAAAGCGCATAGAATTCACGCTATTAATTTAGAAAAAATGCTGAATAAAAACAAAAACCGGGCGCTTTCGCGTCCGGCTTTTAAAAGCTAACCAAAGTTATTAGGCTTCTTCAGGATAGACAGAGACCTTCTGGCGCTTTGCATCGAGGCGTTCGAACTTCACAGTGCCATCAACGAGGGAGAACAAGGTAAAGTCCTTGCCCATACCGACATTGTTGCCCTTGTGGAAGTGAGAACCGCGCTGACGAACGATGATGTTGCCAGCCTTGACGGTTTCGCCCGCATACTTCTTAACACCAAGGTACTTGGCGTTACTGTCGCGGCCGTTACGTACTGAACCTTGACCTTTCTTATGTGCCATGGATTAAGCCTCCTTAGCCTTACGCAAAGAGTTCTTCTTGACCTTAGCCGGCTTCGGAAGTCCCTGAGCGATCTTTTCCTTGCGAGTGAGCGGCTTGTTCTGAGCCTTCTGCTTAGCAAGGGCAGCCACGCGAGCGCGGTTGCGGGTAATAACTTGAGGGTCTACGACTGCAGATTCAGCGCCAGAGCGGAGTTCCGTGACGAGCACCTCGGTATAGCCCTGACGATGACCGTTACGACGTTCGTAACGAGTACGACGCTTCTTCTTGAACACGATGATCGTGTCTTCCTTGCCATGGGCGAGAATTTCGACCTTGACAGAAGCATCATTCAGGACAGGGGTGCCGACTTGCACTTCTTTTCCGGAGAAAAGAAGGACGGACTTGAGCTCCAGTTCAGAACCAACAGCGGCGTCGATCAACGGGAGCTTGTAGGCCTTGCCGAGCTCGACTTTATACTGGAAACCACCTGCTTCAACAATAGAATACATTTTGTAATCCTTTTTAGTTTGCTATTGGGACCACAAATTTAGTAATAGTGCACAGAAAATCAAAGGGGCACAGGAGTGAAAAATGATAAAAAAATGAATTTTCGAGAAATAAGCAGCTCGTTTAAGCCTATTCTCTCGTCTCTCATCACTCGTCTCACATCTCTTTTTGCTAAATTGTCTTCGGAATTTTATAAAGGATCCCCTAATGAGCAAAATTATCAGCCTTGATGGCGATTGGCAGATGATCTGGGACACGGAAGACACCGGCATCTCCAATCGTTGGTATGCAACGTATCCTGAAAAAACACAGACTGTTAGCGTTCCCCACATCTGGGAAAGAGCTTTTGACAAGCTTTTGATGGCCCAGGACTGCGCATTCTATTTCAAGAGATTCACGATTGACGACGAAAAGCAAGTCACAAAGCGCATTTTCCTCCGCTTTGAAAAGATCGCAACACACGCCACCATCTGGCTTAACGGTAAGCTTTTGGGCGACCACTTTGGCGCCTACACGTCCTTTGTCATTGAAACGCAGAAGGCTATCAAGCTCGGCGAAGAAAACATCCTTTGCATCCGCGTTGCAAACATGGGTGCAACAAATAGCCGCATCGACTTCGGTCGCGAAAGCAAGGAAGGCGCAAATGACCGCTATGCCCACCCGGGCGAAATGCCGGTTGGCCTCCCCTGGTCGCAGTATCCGTATGGCGGTATCTGCGGTCACGTGGACTTGATTCTCGGCAACGCCGCATTCATTTCTGACATTCACGTCGAACCGGACATGGACCAGGAACGCGTTTCTGTCGAAGCATTCTTCAACAACCCGCGCGGTTACCAGTCCCGCCTCCGCATCCTCATGAAGAACCCGAACGGCGACGTTTACGAATTCTTCAAGGACATCAAGCTCGAAAAGGAAAACGCCACGCAGAAGTTCTTGCTTGGCATCAAGGACTGGAAGAAGGACAAGTGCGTCTGGAGTCCGGAACGTCCGAACCTGTTTGCCATCGAAATGCAGCTCGAAATCAAGGGCGCCAAGGGCAAGGCTCCGGAATACACCTTCCCTGTCGTGAAGACGTTCGGTTTCCGCAAGTTCGACTGCCTCAAGGGTGACTACTACATCAACGACTCCATCGTGAAGCTCATGGGCGTGAGCTACAACCAGCAGTGGAGCGAAGGCGGCCTCTGGACCGACCAGAACCCGGCTCTCGAAAAAGACTTGAACGCCGTGAAGGCAGCAGGCTTCAACGTCATCCGTTCTTGCGGCGCTCCGCTCAGCAGCACGGCTCTCGACATCTGCGACAAGATTGGTTTGTTCGTGTTCCAGGAATTCCCAATCCACACGATGCGTTCTACCGCACAGGGCCTCGAAATCACGAAGAAGCTCATCAACGACATGGTGCGCGACCAACACAACCATCCGTGTATCGCAGCCTGGATTCTTGGTTCCGAAAACGGAACATTCATGCTCCAGAACGGTAACAAGCTTTTGAACGCTATTAGCCCGATCGACACCTGCCGCCCGGCGATTAGCAACTTCAACAGTATCTACCTCGACAACGAAGCAAACTTCCACAAGGATACGGGTAAGATTATCCCGGTCTCCATCGACCGCATTTCGCAGTACGCTACGATGCGCGTGAACCCGCGTTTAAACCCGAGTGCCGCTTACACGCACTACCTCGCCCACATGCTGGACAAGGAAGACGAAGAGCTCATGGTGCCGGATACGGGTCTTGGCGACAGCCACTTCCAGGATGAAGAAGAACCGATTTTGAACGACATCGAGAACAAGGTCTTGGTGACGCTCAAGAACAATACGCTCTTCCCGAAACGCGCGACCACCATTGCCGGTCCTCGCAGCGTCAAGAGCCAGAAGGCTATCAAGAACGAATTCAAGTCTGTGGAAACGTTCGTCGACGATAGCAAGCTCTCCATTTGGCCGAACTTCGAATCGTTCAACGCCGATGTTTACCGCATTGCGCTCAAGAGCAAGTACGACCAGATTACGGCTTTCCAGAGCAACCCGCAGATTTCCGGATTCTTCCTCGACCAGTGGGCCGACAACGGCACCGACTTCAGCGGTCTTAACGACGAAAACAGAAAGTCCAAGGGCGTCCAGAATTTCGCTCGCGAAATCACAACTCCGAGCCGCGTGCTCATCAGCGAACTTGAACACGTCGCCACACCGCAGAGCGAAGTCAGCTTCCAGCTCACGCTTTTGAACAACAGCCGTTTGGAAGATGTGGAAATCGAAGTTTCGCTCCTCGACGCTAAGGACAAAGTCCTCAACACGCAAAAGGTCATGCCGGAAGAACCTGCAGAAAAGAAGACTCTTACGCAGCTTGGCATTTGCACGTTGATGGCTCCGCGCGCAACCGGCATGTACAAGATTAAGCTCACGCTCAAGGATTGCGGCAAGGAAATCCATTCCAGCTACGAAGACTTGATCGTGATTGAACAGGCCGACGTGAAGGACGCCATGAGCAAGGTCTGCTTCTTGGATAACTATGACGAATCGAGCGATGTGCTCGCCGCTCTCGACGGTTCCGAACAAATTATCTTCACTGCAAACTTGAGTTCTTGGCCAGATGAAATCTTGGAAAAGATTATCGATGTCACGAAGAACGGCGGCAAGACTTTGTTGCTCTCCGATATGACGACTGAAGATATCGACCTCTTGAACCAGAGCCACAACTTTGAAAACAAGATTGAAGCACACTGGACAACGGGTGCAAACGAATTCAGCTTGCACTACTTGCCGAAGGATTCTCCGCTCCTCGCTGTGTTCGGTGGCAACGGCGTTCTCGACCACAACTCTGCATCGGCCATGCCGGGCATTTCGTTGAACGAGCTCGCTGGCGCTAAGGTTTACGCACGTTCCGTGACACTCAAGGATGGCGAAATCAAGACGGGTGTGGACTTGCAGCTCGTGCCGTTTGGCAAGGGTCAGATCATGTTCAACCAGTTCAGCGTGATTGAAGGCTTGGAAACGAACGCCCTTTCGGATGCTCTGTTCACGGCAATCGTGAACTTGCTGTAATCCAGAATCGGCATAGTTCAAACGCAATTACAAGAGTCCCGCCCTGGTGCGGGACTTTTTCGTTAAAAAGGAGGTGCCCGCTCGGAGCGGAGGCGGGCATGACAAAGCACGCAAACCGTCATCCTGAGGGCGACAGCCCGAAGGATCCAGTGCAGAACTTATTAAATTTCTATATTACTCAATATGACACAGAATAACATTAATTTGGAAAAATACTCTGACGAGCTCGCCAACAAAGCAAAGAACGCGAGCAAGAAAATTCGTACATTGAGCGCCGAAAAGCGCGCAGCCGTGCTCGCACGTGTTGCAGAAATCCTCCGTGCAAAGAAGCCGGAAATTCTCGCCGCCAACAAGCTTGACCTCGAA includes:
- a CDS encoding acyl-CoA carboxylase subunit beta; the encoded protein is MWDKSYLEKLSERNAKAQAGGGAARVEKQHSQGKLTARERLEILFDKGTFKEIGAMRLSQSIELPESKRIYGDGVVTGYGKINGRPVYACSQDFTVSGGSLGSAHAKKICHVMDLALDSMVPFISINDGGGARIEEGVSSLDGYSGIFARNTWASGVIPQISVILGPCAGGACYSPAITDFIFMTEKTSQMFITGPAVVKAVTAEVVTPDQLGGAGVHSSKSGVAHFVYKDDKECLEGVRNLLKYLPQSNTDKSVAQAGTIVDKSADIEEIIPDNFKRAYDVRDVLNCFADKDSFLEIQPEFAKNVVIGFIRLDGNVIGVVANQPKYLAGSLDVDASDKAARFVRFCDSFNIPILTLEDVPGYMPGTKQEHNGIIRHGAKLLFAYAEATVPRVTLILRKAYGGAYIAMNSKNLGADCVFALPIAQIAVMGAEGAVDILRRKEIAASAEPAKLREQYINEYEEKYLNPYIAAGNGFIDEVIEPKSVRDRLVSAFENLKNKKKAVLWKKHGNIPL
- the rpmA gene encoding 50S ribosomal protein L27, which translates into the protein MAHKKGQGSVRNGRDSNAKYLGVKKYAGETVKAGNIIVRQRGSHFHKGNNVGMGKDFTLFSLVDGTVKFERLDAKRQKVSVYPEEA
- a CDS encoding inositol monophosphatase family protein, translated to MNTEDFLNVAKELALKAGDLCLELQNNLGNVRYKTAKDVVTIADVSSEKLIVEGLRAAFPTHSIRTEEAGIIEGSDPRYRWIIDPVDGTVNFSRGIPLWGISIALHFEGKPLVAVVNLPKLGELYTAAKGMGAFMNGKQIHVSRESNPTHAIVSNGDFNVGDAAKINAQNSHNFAREAETFERVKCLGSAVIEGCFTACGRIDCFVMTMSYPWDIAAIALLVEEAGGKSTHIDGSPMQFVDAEQVIFTNGLLHDTLVKTLA
- the rplU gene encoding 50S ribosomal protein L21, with translation MYSIVEAGGFQYKVELGKAYKLPLIDAAVGSELELKSVLLFSGKEVQVGTPVLNDASVKVEILAHGKEDTIIVFKKKRRTRYERRNGHRQGYTEVLVTELRSGAESAVVDPQVITRNRARVAALAKQKAQNKPLTRKEKIAQGLPKPAKVKKNSLRKAKEA
- a CDS encoding glycoside hydrolase family 2 protein produces the protein MSKIISLDGDWQMIWDTEDTGISNRWYATYPEKTQTVSVPHIWERAFDKLLMAQDCAFYFKRFTIDDEKQVTKRIFLRFEKIATHATIWLNGKLLGDHFGAYTSFVIETQKAIKLGEENILCIRVANMGATNSRIDFGRESKEGANDRYAHPGEMPVGLPWSQYPYGGICGHVDLILGNAAFISDIHVEPDMDQERVSVEAFFNNPRGYQSRLRILMKNPNGDVYEFFKDIKLEKENATQKFLLGIKDWKKDKCVWSPERPNLFAIEMQLEIKGAKGKAPEYTFPVVKTFGFRKFDCLKGDYYINDSIVKLMGVSYNQQWSEGGLWTDQNPALEKDLNAVKAAGFNVIRSCGAPLSSTALDICDKIGLFVFQEFPIHTMRSTAQGLEITKKLINDMVRDQHNHPCIAAWILGSENGTFMLQNGNKLLNAISPIDTCRPAISNFNSIYLDNEANFHKDTGKIIPVSIDRISQYATMRVNPRLNPSAAYTHYLAHMLDKEDEELMVPDTGLGDSHFQDEEEPILNDIENKVLVTLKNNTLFPKRATTIAGPRSVKSQKAIKNEFKSVETFVDDSKLSIWPNFESFNADVYRIALKSKYDQITAFQSNPQISGFFLDQWADNGTDFSGLNDENRKSKGVQNFAREITTPSRVLISELEHVATPQSEVSFQLTLLNNSRLEDVEIEVSLLDAKDKVLNTQKVMPEEPAEKKTLTQLGICTLMAPRATGMYKIKLTLKDCGKEIHSSYEDLIVIEQADVKDAMSKVCFLDNYDESSDVLAALDGSEQIIFTANLSSWPDEILEKIIDVTKNGGKTLLLSDMTTEDIDLLNQSHNFENKIEAHWTTGANEFSLHYLPKDSPLLAVFGGNGVLDHNSASAMPGISLNELAGAKVYARSVTLKDGEIKTGVDLQLVPFGKGQIMFNQFSVIEGLETNALSDALFTAIVNLL
- the fabD gene encoding ACP S-malonyltransferase; protein product: MISYVFPGQGSQFPGMGKDLFESNADVKSMFLKANEILGFNITDVMFNGTAEDLKQTKVTQPAVFLLSVAMAKVQGGKPDMAAGHSLGEFSALTATGAITFEAGLKLVAKRAEAMQKACELRPGTMAAVLGGSDELVEEACAQVKDAAVVPANFNSPGQVVISGEKAGIDAVAAYLTGKVKRVVPLQVGGAFHSPLMESARAELAKAIEETEFSTPVCPVYQNVDAKPHTDPNEIKANLLTQLTSPVRWTQTVKNMIADGATEFKELGPGEVLTNLIKRIQK